A single genomic interval of Daucus carota subsp. sativus chromosome 1, DH1 v3.0, whole genome shotgun sequence harbors:
- the LOC108208406 gene encoding uncharacterized protein LOC108208406, translating to MAPRGRASHANKENKAGVFFLATLVMWGVSVLFEIVVNKRTELYSVVAGYCFYQFSNWVFNTWVSRDHLFVNTCVSLLHSFITSCSVIFILVNQWIGSGSTEMFEHSQLVGNTWAWAYPALCVSCGYFAYDQWDMLRYRLYSGWIPSILVHHLVLLVCFTLALYRNVTINYLILTLICELHSIFLHVRKVRRMAGVRDSKNKFVKAEWFLNWTAFVLARLVSHVLITAKLLIDAPKFGNGIELPLALSGMAGMNLLNIFLGIDLFKAFKKDYNPPVKREDHQS from the exons ATGGCTCCACGAGGGAGAGCAAGTCATGCCAACAAGGAGAACAAAGCAGGGGTGTTTTTCTTGGCTACTTTGGTGATGTGGGGTGTCTCTGTTTTGTTTGAAATAGTTGTTAACAAGAGGACTGAGCTCTATTCTGTTGTTGCTGGCTACTGTTTCTACCAGTTTTCCAACTGGGTTTTCAATACTTGGGTGTCTAGAGATCATCTGTTTGTCAATACTTGTGTTTCTCTCCTCCATTCATTCATTACTTCTTGTTCAG TGATTTTCATATTAGTTAATCAGTGGATAGGAAGTGGGTCAACCGAGATGTTTGAGCATTCACAGTTGGTTGGCAATACTTGGGCATGGGCATATCCAGCCTTGTGTGTATCATGTGGTTATTTTGCTTATGATCAGTGGGATATGCTGCGCTATCGATTATATAGTGGCTGGATACCTTCAATCTTGGTGCATCATTTGGTCCTCCTTGTTTGCTTTACTCTGGCGTTGTATCGAAATGTTACAATCAATTACCTAATTTTGACTCTCATATGTGAG TTGCATTCAATCTTTCTACATGTGAGAAAAGTCCGACGGATGGCTGGTGTTCGCGATAGCAAAAACAAATTCGTGAAGGCAGAGTGGTTTCTTAACTGGACTGCATTTGTTCTAGCTAGGTTAGTGTCTCATGTACTTATCACAGCCAAGCTTCTTATTGATGCTCCCAAGTTTGGGAATGGTATTGAACTTCCACTTGCCCTATCTGGAATGGCGGGTATGAATCTGCTAAATATCTTCCTTGGCATTGATCTCTTCAAAGCTTTTAAGAAAGATTATAATCCCCCAGTGAAACGTGAAGATCATCAATCATAA
- the LOC108205481 gene encoding uncharacterized protein LOC108205481 isoform X1, translating into MFLCMRGVRIDMRMQCLDTKFFTSSTSLAPIQLPSRMETHLWYVIPNEVKSEQLLNKYLEFLPKSEKEHVFSLRGDELQKGALLARALVRTTIARYQINQVSPRSLKFRKNIHGKPEVDWQQIEDWHPQQLHFNISHTKSLVACGVSTHNPIGIDIEEKERKIKHSISSFAKRYFSQQEVQLLCSISDPEIQRQEFIKLWTLKEAYVKALGRGFSGSPFQTLTIRSVADSKESFHLSESSSFENSDIVVESLEDSANLTGDWQFALLELVGSHYAAICLRKDCANKYKSHPMKMSVWRTIPLVEDEYVSGTDSVIAVGGLM; encoded by the exons atgtttttatgcatgcGTGGCGTAAGAATCGATATGAGGATGCAATGCCTGGATACAAAATTCTTTACCTCTTCAACTTCTCTGGCGCCAATACAACTTCCTTCCCGAAT GGAAACTCATCTTTGGTATGTTATACCTAATGAAGTTAAGAGTGAACAACTCTTAAACAAATACTTGGAATTTCTACCAAAATCTGAAAAAGAACATGTTTTTAGCTTGCGTGGCGATGAATTGCAAAAAGGAGCTCTGCTTGCTCGTGCTCTTGTTCGTACTACCATTGCAAGAT ATCAGATAAATCAAGTTAGTCCAAGGTCTTTGAAGTTTAGGAAGAACATCCATGGGAAGCCTGAG GTAGACTGGCAACAGATTGAGGATTGGCATCCTCAACAATTGCATTTCAATATTTCACATACCAAATCTCTAGTAGCATGTGGAGTGTCGACGCATAATCCA ATTGGCATAGACATAGAAGAAAAGGAACGGAAGATTAAACACAGTATCTCATCATTTGCTAAAAGATACTTTTCCCAGCAAGAGGTGCAACTATTATGTTCTATTTCAGACCCTGAAATTCAGCGccaggagttcataaaattatgGACACTCAAG GAGGCATATGTTAAAGCATTAGGAAGGGGATTTTCTGGATCACCATTCCAAACTCTTACCATCCGGTCTGTAGCTGATAGCAAAGAAAGCTTTCATCTTTCTGAAAGTTCCAGTTTTGAG AATTCTGACATAGTGGTCGAGTCTTTAGAGGATTCTGCCAACCTCACAGGCGATTGGCAATTTGCACTCTTGGAATTGGTTGGGTCTCATTATGCTGCCATTTGCTTAAGAAAGGACTGTGCCAATAAAT ATAAAAGCCATCCTATGAAAATGAGTGTGTGGAGGACAATTCcacttgttgaagatgaatatgTTTCCGGGACTGATTCTGTCATAGCTGTTGGGGGGCTAATGTAA
- the LOC108205481 gene encoding uncharacterized protein LOC108205481 isoform X3 — MFLCMRGVRIDMRMQCLDTKFFTSSTSLAPIQLPSRMETHLWYVIPNEVKSEQLLNKYLEFLPKSEKEHVFSLRGDELQKGALLARALVRTTIARYQINQVSPRSLKFRKNIHGKPEVDWQQIEDWHPQQLHFNISHTKSLVACGVSTHNPIGIDIEEKERKIKHSISSFAKRYFSQQEVQLLCSISDPEIQRQEFIKLWTLKEAYVKALGRGFSGSPFQTLTIRSVADSKESFHLSESSSFERILPTSQAIGNLHSWNWLGLIMLPFA, encoded by the exons atgtttttatgcatgcGTGGCGTAAGAATCGATATGAGGATGCAATGCCTGGATACAAAATTCTTTACCTCTTCAACTTCTCTGGCGCCAATACAACTTCCTTCCCGAAT GGAAACTCATCTTTGGTATGTTATACCTAATGAAGTTAAGAGTGAACAACTCTTAAACAAATACTTGGAATTTCTACCAAAATCTGAAAAAGAACATGTTTTTAGCTTGCGTGGCGATGAATTGCAAAAAGGAGCTCTGCTTGCTCGTGCTCTTGTTCGTACTACCATTGCAAGAT ATCAGATAAATCAAGTTAGTCCAAGGTCTTTGAAGTTTAGGAAGAACATCCATGGGAAGCCTGAG GTAGACTGGCAACAGATTGAGGATTGGCATCCTCAACAATTGCATTTCAATATTTCACATACCAAATCTCTAGTAGCATGTGGAGTGTCGACGCATAATCCA ATTGGCATAGACATAGAAGAAAAGGAACGGAAGATTAAACACAGTATCTCATCATTTGCTAAAAGATACTTTTCCCAGCAAGAGGTGCAACTATTATGTTCTATTTCAGACCCTGAAATTCAGCGccaggagttcataaaattatgGACACTCAAG GAGGCATATGTTAAAGCATTAGGAAGGGGATTTTCTGGATCACCATTCCAAACTCTTACCATCCGGTCTGTAGCTGATAGCAAAGAAAGCTTTCATCTTTCTGAAAGTTCCAGTTTTGAG AGGATTCTGCCAACCTCACAGGCGATTGGCAATTTGCACTCTTGGAATTGGTTGGGTCTCATTATGCTGCCATTTGCTTAA
- the LOC108205481 gene encoding uncharacterized protein LOC108205481 isoform X2 — translation MFLCMRGVRIDMRMQCLDTKFFTSSTSLAPIQLPSRMETHLWYVIPNEVKSEQLLNKYLEFLPKSEKEHVFSLRGDELQKGALLARALVRTTIARYQINQVSPRSLKFRKNIHGKPEVDWQQIEDWHPQQLHFNISHTKSLVACGVSTHNPIGIDIEEKERKIKHSISSFAKRYFSQQEVQLLCSISDPEIQRQEFIKLWTLKEAYVKALGRGFSGSPFQTLTIRSVADSKESFHLSESSSFENSDIVVESLEDSANLTGDWQFALLELVGSHYAAICLRKDCANKCR, via the exons atgtttttatgcatgcGTGGCGTAAGAATCGATATGAGGATGCAATGCCTGGATACAAAATTCTTTACCTCTTCAACTTCTCTGGCGCCAATACAACTTCCTTCCCGAAT GGAAACTCATCTTTGGTATGTTATACCTAATGAAGTTAAGAGTGAACAACTCTTAAACAAATACTTGGAATTTCTACCAAAATCTGAAAAAGAACATGTTTTTAGCTTGCGTGGCGATGAATTGCAAAAAGGAGCTCTGCTTGCTCGTGCTCTTGTTCGTACTACCATTGCAAGAT ATCAGATAAATCAAGTTAGTCCAAGGTCTTTGAAGTTTAGGAAGAACATCCATGGGAAGCCTGAG GTAGACTGGCAACAGATTGAGGATTGGCATCCTCAACAATTGCATTTCAATATTTCACATACCAAATCTCTAGTAGCATGTGGAGTGTCGACGCATAATCCA ATTGGCATAGACATAGAAGAAAAGGAACGGAAGATTAAACACAGTATCTCATCATTTGCTAAAAGATACTTTTCCCAGCAAGAGGTGCAACTATTATGTTCTATTTCAGACCCTGAAATTCAGCGccaggagttcataaaattatgGACACTCAAG GAGGCATATGTTAAAGCATTAGGAAGGGGATTTTCTGGATCACCATTCCAAACTCTTACCATCCGGTCTGTAGCTGATAGCAAAGAAAGCTTTCATCTTTCTGAAAGTTCCAGTTTTGAG AATTCTGACATAGTGGTCGAGTCTTTAGAGGATTCTGCCAACCTCACAGGCGATTGGCAATTTGCACTCTTGGAATTGGTTGGGTCTCATTATGCTGCCATTTGCTTAAGAAAGGACTGTGCCAATAAATGTAG ATAA
- the LOC108205481 gene encoding uncharacterized protein LOC108205481 isoform X4, which produces MFLACVAMNCKKELCLLVLLFVLPLQDINQVSPRSLKFRKNIHGKPEVDWQQIEDWHPQQLHFNISHTKSLVACGVSTHNPIGIDIEEKERKIKHSISSFAKRYFSQQEVQLLCSISDPEIQRQEFIKLWTLKEAYVKALGRGFSGSPFQTLTIRSVADSKESFHLSESSSFENSDIVVESLEDSANLTGDWQFALLELVGSHYAAICLRKDCANKYKSHPMKMSVWRTIPLVEDEYVSGTDSVIAVGGLM; this is translated from the exons ATGTTTTTAGCTTGCGTGGCGATGAATTGCAAAAAGGAGCTCTGCTTGCTCGTGCTCTTGTTCGTACTACCATTGCAAGAT ATAAATCAAGTTAGTCCAAGGTCTTTGAAGTTTAGGAAGAACATCCATGGGAAGCCTGAG GTAGACTGGCAACAGATTGAGGATTGGCATCCTCAACAATTGCATTTCAATATTTCACATACCAAATCTCTAGTAGCATGTGGAGTGTCGACGCATAATCCA ATTGGCATAGACATAGAAGAAAAGGAACGGAAGATTAAACACAGTATCTCATCATTTGCTAAAAGATACTTTTCCCAGCAAGAGGTGCAACTATTATGTTCTATTTCAGACCCTGAAATTCAGCGccaggagttcataaaattatgGACACTCAAG GAGGCATATGTTAAAGCATTAGGAAGGGGATTTTCTGGATCACCATTCCAAACTCTTACCATCCGGTCTGTAGCTGATAGCAAAGAAAGCTTTCATCTTTCTGAAAGTTCCAGTTTTGAG AATTCTGACATAGTGGTCGAGTCTTTAGAGGATTCTGCCAACCTCACAGGCGATTGGCAATTTGCACTCTTGGAATTGGTTGGGTCTCATTATGCTGCCATTTGCTTAAGAAAGGACTGTGCCAATAAAT ATAAAAGCCATCCTATGAAAATGAGTGTGTGGAGGACAATTCcacttgttgaagatgaatatgTTTCCGGGACTGATTCTGTCATAGCTGTTGGGGGGCTAATGTAA
- the LOC108212874 gene encoding BTB/POZ domain-containing protein At1g21780 isoform X1 translates to MEMNTRTVSRFARWTFETQSTSSPKKSEPFKMGLWTWHLSVEKDQTMYVRLYPEPTRIAREQPPIARFIIRVEVVNVGYQNLGPHVSPVTEKLLRTSEDFIWSAEFAYHGRFIAEVEFLDLKVCPKNVSLINGEEATSIWPCSYGIRSQASESTLRCFSRMLKESIYADVTINTADGVVRAHKAILSASSPVFHSMFLHPLKEKESSTIDIEDMSVDSCMAFLSYLYGTINEEDFWKHRVTLLAAANKYDIAALKSSCEESLMQDINSDNVLDRLQGAWLYQLDNLKKACLTFLFDFRKIYEVEEEINNYFNQAERDLVSNMFHEVLRAWKVT, encoded by the exons atggagatgaATACAAGGACTGTTTCAAGGTTTGCTAGATGGACATTCGAAACACAATCAACTAGCTCTCCGAAAAAGTCTGAGCCTTTCAAGATGGGTCTTTGGACTTG GCATTTATCAGTGGAGAAGGACCAGACAATGTATGTTAGGCTTTACCCGGAGCCTACTCGAATTGCCAGAGAGCAGCCTCCTATTGCTCGTTTTATTATCAGGGTTGAAGTTGTTAATGTCGGGTATCAGAATTTGGGGCCTCATGTTTCTCCTG TTACTGAGAAATTGCTTCGGACAAGCGAGGACTTTATATGGTCAGCTGAGTTTGCTTATCATGGTCGCTTTATTGCTGAAGTCGAGTTTTTGGATCTGAAAGTCTGCCCAAAAAATGTGAGTCTGATAAAT GGTGAAGAAGCCACCTCAATATGGCCCTGTAGTTATGGCATAAGATCTCAAGCATCTGAAAGCACTCTTCGATGCTTTTCTCGCATGCTTAAAGAGTCTATTTATGCTGATGTTACTATCAATACTGCTGACGGCGTGGTCAGAGCTCACAAGGCAATTCTCTCTGCAAGTTCTCCAGTGTTCCATAGCATGTTTCTCCACCCCCTCAAGGAGAAAGAATCCTCCACGATCGACATAGAGGATATGTCTGTGGACTCCTGCATGGCTTTTCTCAGCTACTTGTACGGAACTATTAATGAAGAGGACTTCTGGAAGCACAGGGTTACTTTGCTTGCTGCGGCAAACAAATATGATATTGCTGCTTTAAAAAGTTCCTGCGAGGAAAGCCTAATGCAAGACATCAACTCAGACAATGTGCTCGATAGGCTACAAGGAGCATGGCTCTACCAACTCGACAATTTAAAGAAAGCATGCTTGACTTTCTTGTTTGATTTTAGAAAGATCTACGAAGTTGAAGAGGAAATCAACAACTACTTCAATCAGGCAGAACGAGACCTCGTGAGTAATATGTTTCATGAGGTGCTTAGGGCCTGGAAAGTAACATAA
- the LOC108212874 gene encoding BTB/POZ domain-containing protein At1g21780 isoform X2, whose product MEMNTRTVSRFARWTFETQSTSSPKKSEPFKMGLWTWHLSVEKDQTMYVRLYPEPTRIAREQPPIARFIIRVEVVNVGYQNLGPHVSPVTEKLLRTSEDFIWSAEFAYHGRFIAEVEFLDLKVCPKNGEEATSIWPCSYGIRSQASESTLRCFSRMLKESIYADVTINTADGVVRAHKAILSASSPVFHSMFLHPLKEKESSTIDIEDMSVDSCMAFLSYLYGTINEEDFWKHRVTLLAAANKYDIAALKSSCEESLMQDINSDNVLDRLQGAWLYQLDNLKKACLTFLFDFRKIYEVEEEINNYFNQAERDLVSNMFHEVLRAWKVT is encoded by the exons atggagatgaATACAAGGACTGTTTCAAGGTTTGCTAGATGGACATTCGAAACACAATCAACTAGCTCTCCGAAAAAGTCTGAGCCTTTCAAGATGGGTCTTTGGACTTG GCATTTATCAGTGGAGAAGGACCAGACAATGTATGTTAGGCTTTACCCGGAGCCTACTCGAATTGCCAGAGAGCAGCCTCCTATTGCTCGTTTTATTATCAGGGTTGAAGTTGTTAATGTCGGGTATCAGAATTTGGGGCCTCATGTTTCTCCTG TTACTGAGAAATTGCTTCGGACAAGCGAGGACTTTATATGGTCAGCTGAGTTTGCTTATCATGGTCGCTTTATTGCTGAAGTCGAGTTTTTGGATCTGAAAGTCTGCCCAAAAAAT GGTGAAGAAGCCACCTCAATATGGCCCTGTAGTTATGGCATAAGATCTCAAGCATCTGAAAGCACTCTTCGATGCTTTTCTCGCATGCTTAAAGAGTCTATTTATGCTGATGTTACTATCAATACTGCTGACGGCGTGGTCAGAGCTCACAAGGCAATTCTCTCTGCAAGTTCTCCAGTGTTCCATAGCATGTTTCTCCACCCCCTCAAGGAGAAAGAATCCTCCACGATCGACATAGAGGATATGTCTGTGGACTCCTGCATGGCTTTTCTCAGCTACTTGTACGGAACTATTAATGAAGAGGACTTCTGGAAGCACAGGGTTACTTTGCTTGCTGCGGCAAACAAATATGATATTGCTGCTTTAAAAAGTTCCTGCGAGGAAAGCCTAATGCAAGACATCAACTCAGACAATGTGCTCGATAGGCTACAAGGAGCATGGCTCTACCAACTCGACAATTTAAAGAAAGCATGCTTGACTTTCTTGTTTGATTTTAGAAAGATCTACGAAGTTGAAGAGGAAATCAACAACTACTTCAATCAGGCAGAACGAGACCTCGTGAGTAATATGTTTCATGAGGTGCTTAGGGCCTGGAAAGTAACATAA